The Macrobrachium rosenbergii isolate ZJJX-2024 chromosome 8, ASM4041242v1, whole genome shotgun sequence genome includes a region encoding these proteins:
- the LOC136841069 gene encoding zinc finger CCCH domain-containing protein 13-like, translated as MTDRQADRKTDRPAGRQKDKQTRRTSETQTDKLDDRETQTDKQDDRETQSRRPTERQTDKHDDRKTQTDKQDDSKTYKLAQTRRPTERQTNKQADRKTYQQAGRQKVRPTSRPTERQIDRQVDRKTYRQAQTSRPTERQTNKQVDRKTDRQETERQADKQADRKKGNKDQQAGRQKDIETGRLTVRRTYKHNDRKTDRQAGRQKDTDRLADRKRDRQAGRQKDRQTNTTTERQTDRQDDRKTQISRSTERQTNKQAVRKADRQAGREKDRPTSGPTERHTDKQAERKTDHQAGRQKGRQTSTPTERQTNKRADRKTDRQAGREKDRPTSRPTERQTDKNHLVLWERLKANGLAETTGSLFYHPAAAVAGSRKISDELYAHLLEAAPVVSGAPASSEAVPETSGTPASLRAAPIISGTPASSEEASVNSGIPAFSEAVAPALSGIHELEISVTKMPSKEPSIQDTKEALTSVAGSSSMEAALSLSTFKRKRAISNQSPSRKT; from the exons atgacagacagacaggccgacagaaagacagatagaccAGCAGGCcgacagaaagacaaacagacaaggAGGACGtcagagacacagacagacaagcTGGACGACAGAGAGACACAGACGGACAAGCAGGACGACAGAGAGACACAGTCAAGAAGGccgacagaaagacagacagacaagcacgACGACagaaagacacagacagacaagcagGACGACAGCAAGACATATAAACTGGCACAGACAAGAAGGCCGACAGAAAGACAGACCAACAAGCAGGCCGACAGAAAGACATACCAACAAGCAGGCCGACAGAAAGTCAGACCAACAAGCAGGccgacagaaagacagatagacaggcaggTCGACAGAAAGACATATAGACAGGCACAGACAAGTAGGCCGACAGAAAGACAGACCAACAAGCAGGtcgacagaaagacagatagacag gagacagaaagacaggcagACAAGCAGGCCGACAGAAAGAAGGGTAACAAAGACCAACAAGCAGGCCGACAGAAAGACATAGAGACAGGTAGGCTAACAGTAAGACGGACATACAAGCACAacgacagaaagacagacagacaggcaggacGACAGAAAGACACAGACAGACTGGCCGACAGAAAGAGAGACCGACAAGCAGGccgacagaaagacagacagacaaacacaacgacagaaagacagacagacaggcaggacGACAGAAAGACACAGATAAGCAGGTCGACAGAAAGACAGACCAACAAGCAGGCCGTCAGAAAGGCAGACAGACAAGCAGGCCGAGAGAAAGACAGACCAACAAGCGGGCCGACAGAAAGACACACAGACAAGCAGGCCGAGAGAAAGACAGACCATCAAGCAGGCCGTCAGAAAGGCAGACAGACAAGCACACCGACAGAAAGACAGACCAACAAGCGGGccgacagaaagacagacagacaggcaggccgAGAGAAAGACAGACCAACAAGCAGGCCGACAGAAAGGCAAACAGACAA AAATCACCTGGTCCTTTGGGAACGTTTGAAGGCAAATGGTCTAGCGGAAACCACAGGATCTCTCTTTTACCATCCAGCGGCTGCAGTTGCTGGAAGCCGA AAGATCAGTGACGAACTGTACGCCCACCTCTTGGAAGCTGCACCAGTAGTTTCTGgtgctcctgcctcttcagaggctgtgCCAGAGacttctggcactcctgcctctttgagGGCTGCGCCAataatttctggcactcctgcctcttcggaGGAAGCATCAGTGAATTCTGGCATTCCTGCCTTTTCAGAGGCT GTAGCTCCAGCTTTATCTGGTATTCATGAATTGGAAATTTCTGTTACGAAGATGCCTTCAAAGGAGCCCAGCATCCAAGATACTAAAGAGGCTTTGACATCTGTGGCAGGCTCCTCTTCCATGGAGGCAGCACTATCATTATCGACATTTAAAAGGAAGAGAGCCATTAGCAATCAGTCTCCTTCCAGAAAAACGTAG